A genomic segment from Asterias amurensis chromosome 6, ASM3211899v1 encodes:
- the LOC139938715 gene encoding uncharacterized protein, with amino-acid sequence MASSMIGRIDPFDGTEEDWPTYIERLEQYFDVNSIPAAKKVPALISLIGPKTYGLLKHLTTPNKPSTKTYKELVEILSQHLSPKPLVIAERFRFHKREQLEGESVSTYLAQLRRFAEHCNFGDYLNDALRDRFVCGLRAGSIQKRLLAEAKLTLNKALEMATAMETAAKDAVELRQQLKPDSTVHKFNVKSRSHSSTSCYRCGRSNHSPDQCRFKDATCHSCGKPGHIAPACRSKPPQTPSNKTFKPNPNRRKHTYQGKAQSTKVMENIPNDEQEDDEIFIGRVNINNVNSRCDMSTAIWVTPKVNNIPITMEVDTGSAISIISMADYRKLLPTVTLQPSKVKLQTYTGERVSPAGLLTVHVQYKEQSCTQKLYVVEGGGRS; translated from the coding sequence ATGGCTTCATCAATGATTGGCAGAATTGATCCCTTTGATGGGACAGAGGAAGACTGGCCTACATATATTGAAAGGCTTGAACAATATTTTGATGTGAACTCAATCCCAGCAGCCAAGAAAGTGCCTGCACTTATCAGCCTTATTGGACCAAAGACGTATGGGCTCTTGAAACATTTAACTACGCCAAACAAGCCATCCACAAAGACATACAAGGAGTTAGTTGAAATTTTATCACAACACTTGTCACCCAAGCCACTTGTCATCGCTGAACGTTTTCGTTTCCACAAGCGAGAACAACTTGAGGGTGAGAGTGTCAGTACTTACCTCGCTCAACTCCGACGGTTTGCTGAACATTGCAATTTTGGTGACTATTTGAATGATGCCCTCCGTGACCGATTTGTGTGTGGGTTACGGGCAGGAAGTATCCAGAAGCGACTGCTCGCTGAGGCAAAACTAACACTAAACAAAGCCTTGGAAATGGCCACTGCAATGGAAACAGCTGCTAAGGATGCAGTTGAGCTTCGTCAGCAGTTAAAACCTGATTCTACTGTTCACAAATTTAATGTGAAATCACGCTCCCATTCTTCAACTTCATGCTACCGCTGCGGAAGGTCAAATCACAGCCCAGATCAGTGTCGATTTAAAGACGCAACTTGCCATTCTTGTGGGAAACCAGGCCACATTGCGCCTGCATGTCGTTCAAAGCCACCACAGACCCCTTCGAACAAAACGTTCAAACCTAATCCAAACAGACGTAAGCATACTTACCAGGGGAAGGCGCAGTCAACAAAAGTCATGGAGAACATTCCAAATGATGAACAGGAGGATGATGAAATTTTTATCGGAAGAGTCAATATCAACAATGTAAATTCTCGGTGTGACATGAGCACAGCGATATGGGTCACACCGAAAGTCAACAATATCCCGATCACCATGGAAGTTGATACAGGATCTGCCATTTCGATCATTTCAATGGCTGACTATCGAAAACTCTTACCGACAGTAACTCTGCAACCATCAAAAGTAAAGTTGCAAACATATACAGGAGAAAGAGTTTCCCCTGCAGGATTGCTGACAGTACATGTCCAGTACAAAGAACAGAGTTGTACACAGAAACTGTACGTTGTCGAAGGAGGTGGCCGGTCGTGA